A single region of the Mycobacterium lentiflavum genome encodes:
- a CDS encoding MFS transporter encodes MSTGNGLQPKRFETGRAYLNRVVAASMAGTVVEWYEFFLYGTAATLVFGKVFFAKGGNDLDAILAAFVTYAVGFAARPLGGIVFGQLGDRYGRKKLLQLSLVLVGASTFLMGCLPTFAQIGYWAPALLVTLRFVQGFAVGGEWGGAVLLVAEHSPNASRGFWASWPQAGVPGGNMLATAVLLVLTSTLSDAEFLSWGWRVAFWLSAVVVLIGYYIRTKVTDAPIFLEAQREAERAKSTRAGVLEVIKRYPRGIFTAMGLRVGENIMYYLVVTFSITYLKVHVHANTKTILWWLLVAHAAHFAVIPFFGHLSDRFGRRPVYFVGAVATATWGFFAFPMMNSGHNAVIMSAVVIGLVFHGVMYAVQPSAMAEMFPTRMRYSGVSLGYQVTSIVAGSLAPIIAVRLLEIYNSAVPIAWYLAGAAAVSAVAAVAARETKGIDLAEVDRADAQGVAGRSARPPEGPEPTELVGGSV; translated from the coding sequence GTGAGTACAGGTAACGGGTTGCAGCCCAAACGATTCGAAACCGGACGCGCTTACCTCAACCGAGTGGTCGCCGCCTCCATGGCCGGCACCGTCGTCGAATGGTACGAGTTCTTCCTCTACGGCACCGCGGCCACCCTGGTGTTCGGCAAAGTCTTCTTCGCCAAGGGCGGCAACGACCTCGATGCCATCCTGGCCGCGTTCGTGACCTACGCCGTCGGGTTTGCCGCGCGCCCCCTGGGCGGCATCGTCTTCGGCCAACTCGGGGATCGGTACGGACGCAAGAAACTGCTGCAGCTGAGCCTGGTACTGGTCGGTGCCTCCACCTTCCTGATGGGTTGCCTGCCTACCTTCGCTCAGATCGGATACTGGGCCCCGGCGCTGTTGGTGACGCTGCGGTTCGTCCAGGGTTTCGCCGTCGGGGGCGAGTGGGGCGGCGCGGTTCTGCTTGTCGCCGAGCACAGCCCGAACGCCAGCCGCGGCTTCTGGGCGAGTTGGCCGCAGGCCGGGGTGCCGGGCGGCAATATGCTGGCCACCGCGGTGCTGCTGGTTCTCACCTCGACCCTGTCGGACGCGGAGTTCCTCAGCTGGGGCTGGCGGGTGGCCTTCTGGTTATCCGCGGTCGTCGTCCTGATCGGCTACTACATCCGCACCAAGGTCACCGACGCCCCGATCTTCCTGGAGGCCCAGCGAGAGGCGGAGCGCGCCAAATCGACTCGCGCCGGCGTCCTCGAGGTGATAAAGCGTTACCCGCGTGGCATTTTCACCGCCATGGGACTACGGGTGGGCGAAAACATCATGTACTACCTGGTGGTCACCTTCTCCATCACGTATCTCAAGGTGCATGTGCACGCGAACACCAAAACCATCTTGTGGTGGCTGTTGGTCGCGCACGCGGCGCATTTCGCGGTCATTCCCTTTTTCGGGCATCTCAGCGATCGATTCGGTAGGCGCCCAGTCTATTTCGTCGGTGCTGTTGCGACCGCCACCTGGGGCTTCTTCGCCTTCCCGATGATGAACAGCGGCCACAATGCGGTCATCATGTCCGCGGTCGTCATCGGTCTGGTGTTCCACGGGGTGATGTACGCGGTGCAGCCGTCGGCCATGGCCGAGATGTTCCCGACCCGGATGCGGTATTCGGGCGTCTCACTGGGATATCAGGTCACGTCGATCGTGGCCGGGTCGCTCGCGCCGATCATTGCGGTTCGACTGCTCGAGATCTACAACTCGGCAGTGCCCATCGCGTGGTATCTGGCGGGCGCCGCCGCGGTGAGCGCGGTGGCCGCCGTCGCCGCCCGCGAGACGAAGGGCATCGACCTTGCCGAGGTGGATCGCGCCGACGCTCAGGGTGTGGCGGGTCGGTCTGCTCGGCCCCCGGAGGGACCCGAACCCACCGAGCTTGTCGGGGGGAGCGTCTAG
- a CDS encoding PPE family protein, with the protein MDFGVLPPDVNSGRMYAGPGSDSMLAAAAAWDDVAAELSTAATSYQQVISALTVEPWVGPASSAMAAAAAPYVSWLTAAAALARQTAAQARTAAAAFESAFAMTVPPTLVAANRSQLTLLVATNILGQNTAAIEAIQAEYAEMWAQDAAAMYGYAGVSAAASELTPFPPPAPNTEPGGQAAQAAAVARAAGEATDTQAETVAEMFPGSVLSGSSAVSTPSNALTSGLTSLAPNVNPPLSASALQISTPIGDLDAVALYIAAAATGSLALAITNTTRPWQSSGSCNGTGNGNSDGGVSPTQGNTVNSTEALRAVGPGEMTGPVYAGVGHASMVGTLSVPHGWTTAAPEIQLAVEALPSVSPVTASTSFDGNAASLLSAMALANWAARGTASGTGNRKNTDAPAPAERKPTVVVIQKPPPP; encoded by the coding sequence GTGGATTTCGGCGTGTTGCCGCCCGACGTCAATTCGGGTCGAATGTATGCAGGTCCGGGCTCGGATTCGATGCTCGCCGCGGCGGCCGCGTGGGATGATGTGGCCGCCGAACTGAGTACGGCCGCGACTTCGTACCAGCAGGTGATTTCAGCGCTGACCGTCGAGCCATGGGTGGGTCCCGCGTCATCGGCGATGGCAGCCGCGGCCGCTCCATATGTGAGCTGGCTGACTGCTGCGGCGGCGCTCGCGCGGCAAACGGCTGCACAGGCCAGGACAGCCGCGGCGGCGTTTGAATCGGCGTTTGCGATGACGGTGCCGCCGACGCTCGTCGCAGCGAACCGCAGCCAGTTGACGTTGCTGGTCGCGACGAACATTCTGGGGCAGAACACCGCAGCGATCGAGGCCATTCAGGCCGAGTACGCGGAGATGTGGGCACAGGATGCGGCCGCGATGTACGGATATGCGGGGGTGTCGGCTGCCGCGTCGGAGTTGACGCCGTTTCCCCCGCCGGCGCCAAACACCGAGCCGGGTGGACAAGCGGCCCAAGCTGCGGCAGTCGCTCGGGCGGCAGGCGAAGCGACCGACACCCAAGCAGAGACGGTCGCGGAGATGTTCCCAGGTTCGGTGCTAAGCGGTTCATCCGCGGTGTCCACGCCGTCGAATGCGCTGACCTCCGGGCTAACGAGCCTCGCGCCGAACGTCAACCCGCCACTGTCCGCCTCCGCCCTTCAAATCTCCACCCCGATAGGTGATTTGGATGCGGTCGCCCTTTACATTGCCGCCGCCGCCACCGGCAGCCTCGCCTTGGCGATAACCAACACCACGCGACCGTGGCAGTCTTCCGGCAGCTGCAACGGCACTGGCAACGGCAATTCTGATGGTGGCGTGAGCCCGACCCAGGGCAATACGGTGAATTCGACGGAAGCGCTGCGGGCGGTGGGCCCGGGGGAAATGACCGGACCCGTGTACGCAGGCGTCGGCCATGCGAGCATGGTGGGCACGTTGTCGGTGCCGCACGGCTGGACCACCGCCGCTCCGGAGATACAGCTTGCCGTAGAAGCACTGCCCAGCGTCAGTCCCGTCACGGCCTCGACGTCATTCGACGGCAACGCGGCAAGCCTGCTCAGCGCGATGGCGCTGGCGAATTGGGCCGCACGCGGAACGGCCAGCGGTACCGGCAACCGCAAGAACACCGACGCCCCCGCACCGGCGGAACGCAAACCCACGGTGGTGGTGATACAGAAGCCGCCGCCGCCCTGA
- a CDS encoding acetyl-CoA acetyltransferase: MDDGVWILGGYQSDFARNLTKENRDYAALTEEVVDGTLTAAKMDAADIGVVHVANAFGEMFASQGHLGAMPATVCDGLWDTPASRHEAACASGSVAALSAIADLRSGAYDTALVVGIELEKPVPGDIAAVYLGAAAWTGHEGADARYLWPSMFAQVADEYDRRYGLDDNHLRAIAQLNFANARRNPNAQTRDWSIPDPITADDTTNPVTEGRLRRYDCSQMTDGGAGLVLVNDAYLRDHPDARPIGRIEGWGHRTVGLGLQQKLDRAARQDNGDPYVLPHVRATVLDALDRAQVALDGIDGFEVHDCFTPSEYLAIDHIGLTGPGEAWKAIENGEIQIGGRLPINPSGGLIGGGHPVGASGVRMLLDAAKQVSGGAGDYQVEDAKTFGTLNFGGSTATTVSFVVGTAKGA; this comes from the coding sequence ATGGACGACGGTGTCTGGATTCTCGGCGGTTACCAGAGCGATTTCGCTCGCAACCTCACGAAGGAGAACCGCGACTACGCGGCGTTGACCGAGGAGGTGGTCGACGGCACCCTCACCGCGGCCAAGATGGATGCCGCGGACATCGGCGTGGTCCACGTCGCCAATGCCTTCGGCGAAATGTTCGCCAGCCAGGGCCACCTCGGCGCGATGCCGGCGACGGTGTGTGACGGGCTCTGGGACACCCCGGCGTCGCGGCACGAGGCCGCCTGCGCATCCGGCAGCGTCGCGGCGCTGTCGGCGATCGCCGACCTGCGCTCCGGCGCCTACGACACCGCGCTCGTGGTCGGGATCGAGCTGGAGAAACCCGTGCCCGGCGACATCGCCGCCGTGTATCTGGGCGCCGCCGCGTGGACCGGACACGAGGGCGCCGACGCGCGCTACCTGTGGCCGTCGATGTTCGCACAGGTCGCCGACGAGTACGACCGGCGCTACGGCTTGGACGACAACCATCTGCGGGCCATCGCGCAGCTCAACTTTGCCAACGCGCGGCGCAACCCCAACGCTCAGACCCGCGACTGGAGCATCCCCGACCCGATCACCGCCGACGACACGACCAACCCGGTCACCGAGGGCCGGCTGCGCCGCTACGACTGCAGCCAAATGACGGACGGCGGTGCGGGATTGGTCTTAGTCAACGACGCCTATCTGCGCGACCATCCCGACGCACGCCCCATCGGCCGCATCGAGGGCTGGGGGCATCGCACCGTCGGGCTGGGGCTGCAGCAGAAACTCGACCGGGCCGCCCGGCAAGACAATGGGGACCCCTACGTGCTCCCGCACGTGCGCGCGACAGTGCTCGACGCGTTGGACCGCGCACAGGTGGCCCTCGACGGTATCGACGGGTTCGAGGTGCACGACTGCTTCACGCCGAGCGAGTATCTGGCAATCGATCACATCGGGCTGACCGGACCGGGCGAAGCATGGAAGGCCATCGAAAACGGGGAGATCCAGATCGGCGGGCGGCTCCCGATCAACCCCAGCGGCGGGCTGATCGGCGGCGGGCACCCGGTTGGCGCCTCCGGCGTGCGAATGCTGTTGGACGCGGCCAAACAAGTCAGCGGCGGGGCCGGTGACTATCAGGTCGAGGACGCAAAGACCTTCGGGACGTTGAACTTCGGCGGCAGCACCGCCACGACGGTCAGCTTCGTGGTGGGCACAGCCAAAGGCGCATGA
- a CDS encoding carotenoid oxygenase family protein: MDLQNDVEIVGKFLSTLPEDDDHPYRTGPWRPQTTEWDANDLIPVSGEIPADLDGIYLRNTENPLHPAFKTYHPFDGDGMVHVVGFRDGKAFYRNRFIRTDGFLAENDAGEPLWPGLAEPVQLAQREQGWGARTKMKDASSTDVVVHRGIALTSFYQCGDLYRIDPYSANTLGKESWNGRFPLDWGVSAHPKVDNKTGELLFFNYSKQDPYMRYGVVDEANELAHYVDIPLPGPRLPHDMAFTENYAILNDFPLFWDPRLLEHDVHLPRFYPDIPSRFAVIPRRGSTADIKWFDADPTFVLHFTNAYEDGDEIVLDGFFEGDPQPLDTGGTKWDKLFRFLALDRLQARLHRWRFNLVTGAVKEEQLSESITEFGTINPDYAGGSYRYTYAATGKPGWFLFDGLVKHDLHTGGQEGISFGDGVYGSETAMAPRVGATGEDDGYLITLTTDMNTDASYCVVFDAARVGDGAVCKLQLPERISSGTHSTWAPGAQLRRWETAESAASAVGL, translated from the coding sequence ATGGACCTCCAAAACGACGTTGAGATAGTCGGCAAGTTCTTGTCGACGCTGCCCGAAGACGACGACCACCCCTACCGGACCGGCCCGTGGCGGCCGCAGACCACCGAGTGGGACGCCAACGACCTGATCCCGGTGTCGGGAGAAATCCCGGCCGACCTCGACGGGATCTATCTGCGCAACACCGAGAACCCGCTGCATCCGGCCTTCAAGACGTATCACCCGTTCGACGGCGACGGCATGGTGCACGTGGTCGGCTTCCGCGATGGAAAAGCCTTCTACCGCAACCGTTTTATCCGCACCGACGGCTTTCTGGCCGAGAACGATGCCGGGGAGCCGCTGTGGCCGGGGCTGGCCGAACCGGTGCAGTTGGCCCAGCGTGAGCAGGGCTGGGGTGCGCGGACGAAGATGAAAGACGCGTCGAGCACCGATGTCGTCGTGCACCGGGGAATCGCACTCACCAGCTTCTACCAATGCGGCGATCTGTACCGGATCGACCCGTACTCGGCCAACACCCTCGGCAAGGAAAGCTGGAACGGGCGCTTCCCCCTCGACTGGGGTGTCTCCGCGCATCCGAAGGTGGACAACAAAACCGGAGAACTGCTGTTCTTCAACTACAGCAAACAGGATCCGTACATGCGCTACGGCGTCGTCGACGAAGCCAACGAGCTGGCCCATTACGTGGACATCCCGCTGCCCGGCCCGCGCCTCCCCCACGACATGGCGTTCACCGAAAACTACGCCATCCTCAACGATTTCCCGTTGTTCTGGGACCCGCGGCTGCTCGAACACGATGTGCACCTACCCCGCTTCTACCCCGATATTCCGTCGCGCTTCGCGGTGATCCCGCGCCGCGGATCGACCGCCGACATCAAGTGGTTCGACGCGGACCCGACGTTCGTGCTGCACTTCACCAACGCCTACGAGGACGGCGACGAGATCGTGCTGGACGGTTTCTTCGAAGGCGATCCGCAACCGCTCGACACCGGAGGAACTAAGTGGGACAAGCTGTTTCGCTTCCTTGCGCTGGACCGCCTGCAGGCCCGGCTGCACCGGTGGCGTTTCAACCTGGTCACCGGCGCGGTCAAAGAGGAGCAATTGTCGGAATCGATCACCGAGTTCGGGACGATCAACCCCGACTACGCGGGCGGCAGCTACCGCTACACCTACGCCGCCACCGGAAAGCCGGGCTGGTTCCTGTTCGACGGCCTGGTCAAACACGACCTGCACACCGGGGGCCAGGAGGGCATCTCGTTCGGCGACGGCGTCTACGGCAGTGAGACCGCGATGGCGCCGCGGGTGGGTGCGACGGGGGAAGACGACGGCTACCTGATCACCCTCACCACCGACATGAACACCGACGCCTCCTACTGCGTGGTGTTCGACGCAGCGCGGGTCGGAGACGGCGCGGTGTGCAAACTACAACTGCCGGAACGCATTTCGAGCGGAACGCATTCTACCTGGGCGCCGGGTGCCCAATTGCGCCGCTGGGAAACTGCCGAGTCGGCGGCATCGGCCGTGGGCCTGTGA
- a CDS encoding VOC family protein, with product MNSEKPRRTTHWPMQLASIGAIRFARRSSNFEETVRFYRELVGLPLFETFEASYGSNGAIFGLPSWNLTMEIVAAPDGDVAVDHHEQLCLYFPDERSQRAAIARLQDAGVEEVQQHPYWTATGAVTYRDPDGREVVFAPFVFGVNEPTDSSISGKHEFPSH from the coding sequence ATGAACTCCGAAAAGCCCCGCCGGACCACCCACTGGCCCATGCAGTTGGCCTCCATCGGCGCCATCCGTTTCGCACGCAGGTCGTCGAATTTCGAAGAGACCGTGCGGTTTTACCGTGAGCTGGTGGGCTTGCCGCTCTTCGAGACCTTCGAGGCCAGCTATGGCAGCAACGGCGCAATTTTCGGTTTGCCCAGCTGGAACCTGACGATGGAGATCGTCGCGGCCCCCGACGGCGACGTCGCCGTCGACCACCACGAACAGCTGTGCCTGTACTTTCCAGACGAGCGGTCTCAGCGCGCCGCGATCGCGCGCCTGCAGGACGCCGGGGTCGAAGAAGTGCAGCAGCATCCGTACTGGACAGCAACCGGTGCGGTGACCTATCGCGACCCCGACGGCCGCGAGGTGGTGTTCGCGCCGTTCGTGTTCGGGGTCAACGAGCCCACCGACAGCTCCATCTCAGGCAAACACGAGTTCCCGTCGCACTGA
- a CDS encoding SAM-dependent methyltransferase, whose product MVAPAADRLADLLATTVGVELPVRLRAWDGSEAGPPDGPVLVVRSRRALRRLLWRPGELGLARAYVTRDIDVEGDLVDGLRRAWRQARERPGVSISPWGAMVVALRAVRLGALGPPPRTPASEARVSGRLHSRRRDRAVIAHHYDLSNDFYRLLLDGHMAYSSAYFTETGQSLHDAQTAKLDLICRKLGLEPGMRLLDVGCGWGSLILHAAQRYGVRATGITLSAQQREFIEARAAERGLADSIEVRLQDYRDFGNDPAWAGVFDAVGSIEMGEHVGEQWYPAYVRILGRALRPGGKLLLQQMSRRADAAPGGGAFIEAYIAADMHMRPLWQTLRYLQDGDFEIASVQAMREHYARTAQCWISTLDERFDEFVGLLGEEVARVWRLYLAGGMLAFEEGRMGVDQILAVKPPA is encoded by the coding sequence ATGGTGGCGCCGGCCGCTGACCGTCTGGCGGACCTGCTTGCAACCACCGTCGGTGTCGAGCTGCCGGTGAGACTGCGCGCCTGGGACGGCAGCGAGGCGGGCCCCCCGGATGGCCCGGTCCTGGTGGTTCGTTCCCGTCGGGCATTGCGCCGATTGCTTTGGCGTCCAGGCGAACTCGGCCTGGCCCGGGCCTATGTGACCCGCGATATCGATGTCGAGGGCGACCTGGTCGACGGCCTGCGGCGGGCCTGGCGTCAAGCGCGCGAGCGGCCCGGCGTCTCGATCTCGCCGTGGGGCGCGATGGTGGTCGCCTTGCGGGCGGTGCGGCTCGGGGCGCTCGGGCCGCCGCCGAGGACCCCGGCCAGCGAGGCGCGGGTGTCCGGGCGACTGCACAGCCGCCGGCGCGACCGGGCGGTGATCGCCCATCACTACGACCTGTCCAACGACTTCTACCGGCTGCTGCTCGACGGCCACATGGCTTACTCCTCGGCGTATTTCACCGAAACAGGCCAGTCGCTGCACGACGCCCAAACCGCGAAGCTGGATCTGATCTGTCGCAAGCTCGGGCTCGAACCGGGCATGCGGCTGCTGGACGTGGGATGCGGCTGGGGATCGCTGATCCTGCACGCGGCACAGCGCTACGGCGTACGCGCCACCGGTATCACGCTGTCGGCCCAGCAGCGGGAGTTCATCGAAGCCCGCGCCGCCGAGCGGGGACTGGCCGACAGCATCGAGGTTCGGCTGCAGGATTACCGCGACTTCGGCAATGACCCGGCGTGGGCGGGCGTTTTCGATGCCGTCGGTTCCATCGAGATGGGCGAACACGTAGGCGAGCAGTGGTATCCCGCCTACGTGCGGATCCTCGGCCGCGCGCTGCGACCCGGCGGCAAGCTGCTGCTGCAGCAGATGTCGCGACGGGCCGACGCAGCGCCGGGCGGGGGAGCGTTCATCGAGGCCTACATCGCAGCCGACATGCACATGCGACCACTCTGGCAGACGTTGCGCTACCTGCAAGACGGCGACTTCGAGATCGCGTCCGTTCAGGCGATGCGCGAGCACTACGCCCGCACCGCGCAGTGCTGGATCTCAACGCTGGACGAGCGCTTCGACGAATTCGTGGGACTGCTGGGTGAGGAAGTCGCGCGGGTGTGGCGGCTGTATCTGGCCGGCGGCATGCTGGCCTTCGAGGAAGGCCGGATGGGCGTGGATCAGATCCTCGCCGTCAAACCCCCGGCCTGA
- a CDS encoding type II toxin-antitoxin system Rv0910 family toxin, producing the protein MAKLSGSIDVPLSPEQAWKHASDLSRYQDWLSIHRVWRSKLPDDLQKGTIIESIVEVKGMLNRIKWTIVHYKPPEAMTLNGDGVGGVKVKLLAKVKPKDDGSVVSFDVHLGGPALFGPIGMIVAAALRSDIDESLERFVTVFTAPDPGRNGHGGAGR; encoded by the coding sequence ATGGCGAAACTTTCCGGATCCATCGATGTACCCCTGTCGCCCGAACAGGCCTGGAAGCACGCGTCCGACCTGTCCCGCTACCAGGACTGGCTGAGCATCCACCGGGTGTGGCGCAGCAAGCTGCCCGACGACCTGCAAAAGGGCACGATCATCGAATCGATCGTCGAGGTCAAGGGCATGCTCAACCGGATCAAGTGGACGATCGTGCACTACAAGCCGCCCGAAGCCATGACGCTCAACGGCGACGGTGTCGGAGGCGTCAAGGTCAAGCTGCTGGCGAAGGTCAAGCCGAAGGACGATGGCTCGGTCGTCAGCTTCGACGTGCACCTCGGTGGCCCCGCGCTGTTCGGCCCGATCGGCATGATCGTCGCCGCCGCACTGAGAAGCGACATCGACGAATCCCTGGAAAGATTCGTCACCGTGTTCACCGCTCCCGATCCCGGCCGCAACGGACATGGTGGCGCCGGCCGCTGA
- a CDS encoding antitoxin, with protein sequence MGFLDKAKDLLAQNADKVETAIDKAGEFVDDKTEGKYSDTIHKVAEEAKKAAASQAQGDQQD encoded by the coding sequence ATGGGATTCCTGGACAAGGCAAAGGACCTGCTGGCGCAGAACGCCGACAAGGTCGAGACCGCGATCGACAAGGCCGGTGAGTTCGTCGACGACAAGACCGAGGGCAAGTACTCCGACACCATCCACAAGGTGGCCGAAGAGGCCAAGAAGGCCGCAGCGTCTCAGGCTCAGGGCGACCAACAGGACTAG
- a CDS encoding cation-translocating P-type ATPase: protein MNRGLTDAEVAQRLADGHSNAVAARAARSTADIVRANVFTRINAILGVLLAIVLATGSVINGLFGLLIIANSVIGMIQEIRAKQTLDALAIVGQAKPLVRRRSGTATLLPSEVVLDDVIELGPGDQVVVDGEVLEEDNLEVDESLLTGESDPIGKDVGDAVMSGSFVVAGTGAYRATKVGPAAYAAKLAEEASKFTLVKSELRNGINRILQFITYLLVPAGLLTICTQLFATTHASWRQAVLRTVGALVPMVPEGLVLMTSIAFAVGVIRLGQRRCLVQELPAIEGLARVDVVCADKTGTLTESGMRVCDVVELTGNKAVPDALAALAAADPRPNASMRAIAESFDESPGWIVTATAPFTSATKWSGVSYADHGNWVIGAPDVLLDPASVAAAQAERIGAQGLRVLLLGAADVAVDHPDAPGRVTPVALVVLAQKIRPDARETVEYFAAQDVSVKVISGDNAVSVGAVAAKLGLRGEAMDARRLPTQPDELAETLDIYTTFGRVRPDQKRAIVHALQAHGHTVAMTGDGVNDVLALKDADIGVAMGAGSPASRAVAQIVLLDNKFATLPYVVGEGRRVIGNIERVANLFLTKTVYSVLLALFVGIECLLAKPLGADPLLYPFQPIHVTIAAWFTIGIPSFILSLAPNNERAYPGFVRRVLTSALPSGLIVGTATFVSYLVAYQGRHATFTEQDQASTAALITLLLTALWVLAVVARPYQWWRVALITACGLAYVAIFSIPLAQDKFLLDPSNLAVTSTALGIGALGALAIEATWWIRARMLHIEPRLWRAPHDV, encoded by the coding sequence ATGAATCGCGGGCTAACCGATGCAGAGGTGGCGCAGCGGCTAGCCGACGGTCACAGCAACGCGGTTGCGGCACGTGCCGCCCGTAGCACCGCGGACATCGTCCGCGCCAACGTCTTCACCCGGATCAACGCGATCCTGGGCGTGCTGCTGGCGATTGTGCTCGCGACCGGTTCGGTCATCAACGGGCTGTTCGGCCTGCTGATCATCGCCAACAGCGTCATCGGGATGATTCAGGAGATCCGGGCCAAACAGACGCTGGACGCCCTCGCGATCGTCGGTCAGGCAAAACCCCTGGTGCGCAGGCGATCCGGGACCGCGACACTGCTGCCCAGCGAAGTGGTGCTCGACGACGTCATCGAGCTCGGCCCCGGAGATCAGGTCGTCGTCGACGGTGAGGTGCTCGAGGAAGACAACCTGGAGGTCGACGAATCGCTGCTGACCGGTGAGTCGGACCCGATCGGCAAGGACGTCGGCGACGCCGTCATGTCGGGGAGTTTCGTCGTCGCCGGCACGGGTGCCTATCGTGCCACCAAGGTCGGCCCGGCGGCCTATGCCGCCAAGCTGGCCGAGGAGGCCAGCAAGTTCACCCTGGTGAAATCCGAACTGCGCAACGGCATTAACCGGATTCTGCAGTTCATCACCTATCTGTTGGTGCCGGCCGGTTTGCTGACGATCTGTACGCAGCTGTTCGCCACCACGCATGCGAGCTGGCGGCAGGCGGTGCTGCGCACGGTCGGCGCACTGGTGCCGATGGTGCCCGAGGGCCTGGTGCTGATGACCTCGATCGCGTTCGCGGTCGGCGTCATCAGGCTCGGGCAACGTCGTTGCCTGGTACAGGAATTGCCCGCGATCGAGGGATTGGCCCGCGTCGACGTGGTGTGCGCCGACAAGACCGGCACGCTGACCGAAAGCGGCATGCGGGTCTGCGACGTCGTCGAACTCACCGGCAACAAGGCTGTGCCCGACGCGCTGGCCGCGCTGGCCGCCGCCGACCCCCGCCCCAATGCCAGCATGCGGGCGATCGCCGAGAGCTTTGACGAGTCGCCCGGCTGGATCGTCACGGCCACAGCACCTTTCACGTCAGCCACCAAATGGAGCGGGGTGTCCTACGCTGATCACGGCAACTGGGTGATCGGCGCGCCGGACGTACTGCTCGATCCGGCTTCGGTCGCTGCCGCACAGGCCGAACGGATCGGTGCCCAGGGATTGCGGGTACTACTGCTAGGCGCCGCCGACGTCGCCGTGGACCACCCGGACGCTCCGGGTCGGGTTACGCCCGTCGCGCTGGTGGTGCTCGCGCAGAAGATCCGCCCGGACGCCCGCGAAACGGTGGAATACTTTGCTGCCCAAGATGTTTCGGTGAAAGTGATCTCCGGTGACAACGCGGTATCGGTCGGCGCTGTCGCGGCCAAGCTCGGGCTACGCGGCGAGGCGATGGATGCCCGCCGTTTGCCAACGCAGCCAGATGAATTGGCCGAAACGCTGGACATCTATACCACCTTCGGCCGGGTGCGGCCCGATCAGAAAAGGGCCATCGTGCACGCCCTGCAAGCACACGGGCACACCGTGGCGATGACCGGCGACGGCGTCAACGACGTGCTGGCGCTGAAGGACGCCGACATCGGCGTGGCGATGGGTGCCGGAAGCCCGGCATCGCGCGCGGTGGCGCAGATCGTGTTGCTGGACAACAAGTTCGCGACGCTTCCCTACGTCGTCGGCGAAGGTCGGCGGGTGATCGGCAACATCGAGCGGGTCGCCAACCTGTTTCTGACGAAAACGGTGTACTCGGTGCTGCTGGCGCTGTTCGTGGGTATCGAATGCCTGTTGGCGAAGCCACTTGGGGCCGATCCGCTGCTCTACCCGTTTCAGCCGATCCACGTCACGATCGCCGCCTGGTTCACCATCGGGATCCCGTCGTTCATCCTGTCGCTGGCTCCCAACAACGAGCGCGCCTATCCCGGCTTCGTCCGGCGGGTGCTGACCTCGGCGCTGCCGTCCGGATTGATCGTGGGCACCGCGACTTTCGTCTCCTACCTGGTGGCCTACCAGGGCAGGCATGCCACCTTCACCGAACAGGACCAGGCGTCGACCGCCGCGCTGATCACGCTGCTGCTGACCGCGCTCTGGGTGCTGGCGGTGGTGGCGCGTCCCTACCAGTGGTGGCGGGTCGCGCTGATCACTGCCTGCGGCCTGGCGTACGTCGCGATCTTCAGCATCCCGTTGGCGCAGGATAAGTTTCTGCTCGACCCGTCGAATCTTGCCGTGACGTCGACGGCGCTGGGGATCGGGGCATTGGGCGCCCTGGCGATCGAGGCGACGTGGTGGATCCGGGCCAGAATGCTGCACATCGAGCCGCGGCTGTGGCGGGCTCCCCACGACGTTTGA